cacactactacactatactatacacactactacactatactatacacactactacactatactactacacactactacactatactatacacactactaccacacactactacactatactaccacacactactacactatactatacacactactacactatactatacacactactacactatactaccacacactactacactatactaccacacactactacactatactatacacactactacactatactatacacactactacactatactactacacactactacactatactatacacactactaccacacactactacactatactaccacacactactacactatactatacacactactacactatactatacacactactacactatactatacacactactacactatactaccacacactactacactatactatacacactactacactatactatacacactactacactatactatacacactactacactatactatacacactactacactatactatacacactactacactatactaccacacactactacactatactaccacacactactacactatactatacacactactacactatactatacacactactacactatactactacacactactacactatactatacacactactaccacacactactacactatactaccacacactactacactacactatactatacacactactacactatactatacacactactacactatactatacacactactacactatactaccacacactactacactatactatactatacacacTGTACTGATTCTACTGAGAGACACGACCGGGAAGTGAGTCACTACTACACACTATactacacacactatacacactatacacactatactacacacactatacacactatactacacactatactacacacactatacacactatactacacactatactacacacactatactacacactatactacacactactacacactatactacacactactacacacactatacacactatactacacactactacacacactatacacactatactacacactactacacacactatacacactatacacactatactgaGAGACACGACCGGGAAGTGAGtcactactacactatactactacacactactacactatactatactacactacactatactaccacacactactacacactatacacactatactgaTCCTACTGAGAGACACGACCGGGAAGTGAGTCACtactacacactatacactatactatactacactatactacacacACTATATACTACACACTATACTGAGAGACACGACCGGGAAGTgagtcacaacaacaacacacacattatacacattatacacactatacacactacaacacatactatactacacactacacacactatacacacaacaacacacactatacacactatacactacacactatacatacactacacactacacatacacactacacactcatcacacatacacacactatacacactctacacacacatcacacactacACACTCCTCACACACTCCTCAAACACTACTCACACACtcatcacacaaaaatatatcttatacagtatatactgtatatgtttttaatatgcccttgtacaaagtatttgtaattgtaattgtaatataactaacACTActcacacactacacacactacacacacacacaccacaacatGCTTTTATACATTGATGAATAATGGTCCTCTGTTCTGTGTGTGACTGAGGATCAATCACTGTGATTGTGGATCAATCAGAcacattccattgaaatgtcCTCTTAAATGTTGATGTGCTTGTTGGCCACATCCCATATCTCCTGGAACATAAATAACTAACACCATGGTTTTAGTACAGTTTGAACACAGTGGTGTTTAAAACAGGATGATAATGTAGGAATATCAAGAAACTATAatgcagggaatgaaattagcacctgccacctgacGAATACAGGGTACATGTTGGCtgatttcaggtcacctgccaccatggcagatattATATTAAGAATAATATTATGCAATATTAGCTGCAAAATATGTTGACTGTTGCCGTACAATAAGAGGTGCTAATAGCTCTGAACATGTTTCTGATTGactacatctgtaaaagaatgtatatttaaaatgtatttggtatattatgactgtgattatttttttgtgaaatgtaattattcattaatatgtaatttagctttggcaataatgtaacctgaacattcatgccaataaagcttatttgaattcCTCCAAATAACTATTCGaaagctttgttgttgtttttattttatacatgtatgtaataatagagtataaatccccaaatagcccatgaaataaggaataatcccacaacattatccATTATACATATTccacattaataattattagttattctcagatggatattgtgtttgttgtgtgtagaggtgtttacagtagtgcggcagcggcactgaaatgggggagatggaggcagacagacagaagaacatgtcagcttaatgttgttaattaataaactgtatatgcctcactgtgtggaagtcactgttcttttatgtgtaaggcaacgtCAGGCTGCACTTTAACATTACTTTcttaactttataaaacaaaatgtaacaaataaatatatatatttttaattttatttatacaaactgaattttgatttattattaaaatcaataaatcgtacaccagcaacttggtaaaaaaagcttaaaaagtaacagactttttatttattattaaaataataaatcttacaACAActacttggtaaaaaatctaaattaacaggaattacaattcaagtgtaaacctttttaatgcagcaaaatattggtcaaaatttaaacaggaattaaaattccagtctataatgtatatagtatataaacatagaatagatacccgatccagctatttgagtcagtatcagcctggtatctgatccggtatcggtgcatccctaataataaATTTGATAGATCAGCAAAAGTAACTACTGCTCCGTGACGTCTTACCTAAATACtatgaaataattatttataCCCACATGCTGATATACTAACTGATTGCTGGGACCATCCACCTTCCAGTCCCTGCTGATTAATACTTGTGCAACGACTACAACAGACCCTAATGCTATTAAAGTCAGTTTATTTCTGTGCAGAATGCACTGTGACACCAAACAATGTGCACTTGTGTAAAATGCAATTACAGTAAAGTTTAAATGGGGTGAAACATGGTGCTATTTACTTGATTGGAAAGttaacaactttttaaaaacacaataaagaacGCCATTGTTTTGATTGGTACTTAATAATGACATTATCCTCAGATAACCCTGCGTTTACTGCCCGTCTTACCACAAATCAGCAGTGGGAGTTCTCATGTCATCCTCTTTGTGTtaactctgtgtttgtgtgtgtgtgtgtgtgtcttgtgtctTGCCAGGTTAGGCGTTATCCCCGTCTTCTTACTGGCTCTCACCATCACGTTAGTGCTGGTGTTTTTCCCTCGCAGCCCTGAGACACCTCCCCCGTTCAAAGAGATCGAGGTGAGCTCTCACACACCTTTAAAGACTCACACACTCTCAACCCTGTGTTCATTTGAGTCACGTCTGTCGGCTATTATTGGTTTGTATTGTCAACTAAGTAAACGTATATTCATATGTCAATACCCGACCTACAGTTATATTCAAATGCAAATACCACTCAGAAATGTTTTTACTTGAGCGTTTTAGAAGTGAGAATGATTTGGTTTGCTGAGGAGGCAATTTAAACGTCTACCACTGCCAAATCCATGACAAGGAGCTCTGctgaatcaatattatatcagaccgtttgctgcattaaaaacacagagTCTCGTGTTATTACTGTCTGTGTTTAATGATAGCGTAATGTACTTCAGTTGGAAATAACAGCAGGCCTGGGATGTTTTCAGTTTTGCTGTGAGGACATTTGGCTTTCATTACTACCAAATGTTTCTGGTACAGAGACTCTTCAGAGCTCCCAAACAAACAGCTAACTTTAGCTGAGTGGTCATCTCATACTCACTTTTGTGCTCCCAAAAACGATATTTAATCACACAGGCTCTGTTCTTTGGATGCATTAAACATTAAGAACAGtgaattaaatacattatttcatGCTTATCAGTGAGTACAAAAGAACAAACATGTATCTTTATCACAGATGTATGGTTTTACATCTCAAAGGGACATTCATattgagtgtgtgcatgtgtgtgtgtttgtatgtgccaAAAAACAAATCTCACGTCATGTGTGGTTGTGACTAAGAGCAGGATTTATTGGTACTGATTGAGGATAAAGGCTGTATTTAGGTTTGAGGTGAATATAAACAACCTATCCCAAATAAAACCTTTACTGATAGAAGCCAATATCCACAGAGCTGTATGCCTGTAAGTAACATGTGTCATTGTGTGTGCACGTCTGTGTATGTGCTTGTCATAAAGGCCTGTTCTGCTTTATCTTAGTCCAACAGCAACACAGAACAAACACTCCCCCATGTTGCCTCCGGGTCGTGCCAATAAGCTGGCCAGATCTGCCAAGCAAGCTGCCACCCCATAGAAATAGCAGAGCAGAGCCATGTCCCGGCGAGCTCGCATTTTTATAGCCTTTGTGCAAAGGCAGATACCAGACCAGcaacagagagcgagagagagagagaggcagcacaATGTGACTTCCTGGATTTCTGTACAAGGCTTACGGGTGAAATGAACCCATGGCTACTTCAGAAATTGATTCCAGTGTTTCAAAGAGCTCCCATGTAAAATCACTTGTAATAGTGACACCTATTATGGGGCGACCTCTCGCTCACCCGGTGGAGCGTGCGCCCCATGTAGGCTGGCTGGGTCCTTGGCAGGAGCCTGGAGTCGATACTGACCCGCGGCCCTTTGCTGTGTGTCATCCCCTTTATATCCCCCTTTCCTGTCATTCTCCAGCTgcactacaaaataaaagccctaaaaattatctttaaaaataaattattaacacCTTATAATGCTTTTTGCTTTATTAATTAACAAGTGGCCCGTTATTTCTTTGAATCAGGAGGgtatataatacattatttcatttgaagaagattgtacaatataacaatTATAAGGACTAAGGTTTACTATGTTATTTCATGTATTGAATGCATTTATCTTTTGCTTATTTTAAAAGGGTAACATTCAACTTTCATTATCCACAAATGTGGAACATTGCCCATCTCTCTTGTCATTAAAACATCTAAATATACACGCACCACATAACAACAACACTGACGGTATGAAAGTTAAATAGTACAATACACAAAATATTAAGAACAATGATTCAAATTGAGTCTAGAATTGAGCAGAGCAGGATAACGGACTGGCCAGAGCATCCTGTATTACACCAGAGTTTAGCTGAGTGTATTCCTCTGTGACTCATCTTTGATATTTTAAACTGAAACGAATAAATGTCAATAGACAGTTTTCATACTGTAGTATTAAAAATCCTCACATGTATGATCATAAACTGTTTTTAATCAAAGGCATGTGATGTTTTGATGTGGACTAATACTCTTCCTTGCAGCAGAGAGATGATTTCTCCggctgagtgaatgtgaatgtatgCAGACTGTGTGAGAAATGTCTAACCTCTTGCTgttaaacaaaagtaaaatatcaTAGTGCCAATTAGGCCAGTCCCAGACTAGTGGTGGGGGTGGTTCATTCTagaccccccctctctctcccacctGCCCCCCCGCCCGTCTGCCAGCTACCACCCGTGCGCTCAGTGGCACATTAATAAAACATGGCCCACACTTTGGGTTCCTGCTTGCTGTGTAattggcaaattaaaaagtgagatgtgtTAAATGCATCCATAAGAGACGGCATACATCATCCCCACCTCTGCTAGACACCAGtggatttacacacacacatccacacacacacacccacacacacacacccacgcacacacacacacacacatctactgTCATTCCACAACAGTCCCAGTGAAATCTCTCTTCAGTCAGCAGTGGGGCTGATTTACTCTTTTGGTATGATCTGGCTTAGGGGCGTTTTCTCAGTTTGTATTTGCGTATTCGTGGATGTCTCATGATCTAAATATTAACACAGTCCCAGAGCGATCAGTGAAGTGTTGATTAAATCTATCGATGGCAACTTTATGAACTCCAAACTTCATCTAACTTCAGCAACACCGATGCCATTCTAGATGATCTATTGTTTCTCCGAAACCTGCGCCTCGTTTGCTTTAGATCTTAAcgacggagtatcagggccggaaatctgagatttcgagaataaagtcataactttatgagaaaaaaagtaattcccTCGTCCACAAAAGAGtttgtgtggttctttcttcggaataaacgcAGTTTTTTGTACAATCTTttccaggtcctgatactgatgataatgtgctgctgatgtGCCAATTAGGAAGTATTtgattatttgtgaaacctaaactaaagtagaacttcacaagatgctccacgtgactcattttcacactatttaccctctaaaataacacgtacaattactactttatattattatgactttattctcataataatacaactttttttctcttaaacttctgactttatttacGTAATATTACAACGTTTTTTACATAagcctatgactttattctcgtaatattatgactttattcccataatattatgactttattctcgtaatattatgactttattctcataatattatgactttattctcataatattacaacgttttttatcataaacctatgactttattctcgtaatattatgactttattctcataatattatgactttattctcataatattatgactttattctcgtaatattatgactttattctcataatattatgactttattctcataatattatgactttattctcgtaatattatgactttattctcgtaatattacaacgttttttatcataaacctatgactttattctcgtaatattatgactttattctcataatattatgactttattctcgtaatattatgactttattctcgtaatattacaacgttttttatcataaacctatgactttattctcgtaatattatgactttattctcataatattatgactttattctcataatattacaatgaTTTTTACATAagcctatgactttattctcataatattacaacgttttttatcgtaaacctatgactttattctcgaaatctccgatttatttatttttcctcaaagtggccctaatactcatCATAAGATCCGTTAATCGATGCATTACTCGGGCCAGATGCAGAGCTGTGTGCTTTGTGTCCCCACTCATCATCCATCTGCAGCAGGATCACAAAATAACCAGCACCCCAGAATCAGCATCTAGTTTTCAGCAGTTGTGAGGGAGCAGTGGAACGACAAACGTGCCATGTCTTCTAATACACTGCTGCACAAGTTAGGTCTCATTCCTATATGAATCAAACGTGGCTGGATATATTATAGacatatataacatatttaaCTAAGAGTTAAATAAGGTCGGTATCAGCAAAGATCCAGATCTAGTTCATTGAATCAGTTCATCTCTACTCATCAAGTGTTGTATTGTGGTTTTATTACTGGTGGTTGTAAATAGTAAACTATGATCTTGAATGCAGATTGAAGTGAGAGGGCTCACTGAAGAGGACACGAGGGAATTAGCTTATTTATCTGCCATCTTTTTACCATTTAGAGCCCAAAACGTTCCATTCAGAGTTTGTTTGCTTTGAGGTCTCTGAAACTGTCAATACAGGTCGGCCGGATGCAGCACAGACTTAGGCAatttatctttctctctcttatctCAAATGAAATCTAACTGTGCCTCCATGTAGTCAAATATGCACTCAGAGTTGGCGGCGGTCACCGTTTCTATCACAAGAAGAAGCCAGCTAAAACGGAGCCTTAAGCAAAGTTGTCTGTCAGTGGTCAGATATGTGTCAGCGCTGGTGCTGCAGGTACGCTGCACACACTTCAGTCACTTTACAGTCTACAGCAGCACGAGAGGGCCGGGGCAGCACTTGTTATCTAAGACGCTGTATTAGACATCATAAATGAGTGTCCCTTGAATCTTCCAGTGTGCACTCTCAGGAATATGTCGaaaaacaaatgatatcaagGCAACAAGTTCTTGTAAATGTCCCTGTGAATGCCTTCCTCATGGCCTCACAGAATGCCTCACCATCACTCTGCTTCTACACAAAGCCTTTGTGAAGGCCCTCtcctgacatctagtggcttaTAGTGGAAACACAGAACAGCCATGCTTTTCCCATGCATTTGGATACTATTTACTaagtagaaaaagaaaaagctctaGTGTGTAATTACTAAGAACTCCTAAAAGTGAATGGatgcctctctttctctctgcagataGTGGACACTTTGTTCATCGGCCGCTACGTCCTGCTGGCGGTGGTGAGTGCCGTCTTTCTGGTGGTGTTCTTCATGCTGCTCCCCTTTCATTTCCTGGAGCCGGTGTATGCCAAGGCCTTAAGAACACAGTAGAGCTGCCAGGGTCAGAGCTGGCACCGGGATCACATCGCTGATGTACACAACTTAAGACAAGCAGGGTACGACGAGAGCCCCCCGCTCCCTCCTTTCACATGGAAACAGACTACAGAATGCATCccaaacagaagcagcaggagaGCCAACTGTTGTTTACGTACAACCAACAGAACAGAGACATCCAACAGTACCCAGGTTGttctatttatattttgtatcattTAATACATGAGATGAagaaattgtttttataataaataaagaaatgaaacatttaCATTGTCACACTGATTTTGTCAAGTTACAGTGTTAGTGACAGAACATGACACACATTTAACTCAGTGTACTAAGTGAAGGTTCACTTAAATTCTATATGTGATGTCCATGTACAGATGTCTAGAGCCTGAAGATTGCATTTGTGGCTCTTCAACTGACTTATAAACTATTAAAAGGTACTGCTTGTAAGTCctaacacgtataaatcattgcgtgtcccatgcgcactcgcgtgtggctacgctgttcagactcagactccaacacaaaccacggaagcaccaaaaccgcaaagttctatctagtgaagcccgtctgttaaacagtgttaactcttcctgctccagcctcccgactgcggtcagaagacacaggggagaccatAACactggtctccagggccggagtcaatGCTGGGCCGAGTGTatgctgctcctctgcctgccttcactcacacaccacgctccttctctctctctctctctccacctctcacgtgcatgctgctcactccacactgcagaagagttagtttagctctgagaatatctagtgaatgttcagtggacgtttgtgcagaaataactgctgcagctcctccagaccaacagaggtttcccgtgtcttgtgaagtgacggggctccgcagagagaaacgttatcgtctccgaccaaaactccggcgtctcccccgttccctccggccgcggtcgggaggctgaggcgggaaaagccaacactaggatcagcattgattcatggagagaccttggtctggtcagctaacattactgccaagcagctgaaatatagagtgatattgtgcttttagctgacgtgtgtctcctcactgtgttgagcgatgctccttcatgtctatgtagagcgagcacaagcgccagcaacaggacgctgacttcagttgacttaacggccacaggtgaagctgttaacaagacatttctgattcctacatagagtccctttaatacagcaaatctttttttttttgtaatttattgtaGATAATTTGAATCATGCCAATGAAATGCATTACTTAAATGATAACTTCAGCACAGTTATGAATTGCTTTTGCTTCAGCATGACAGCAGGAgtgtcagaaaaacacaccataatataatatgacacaTAAAGAAgttgacatacagtatttgtatgactgaacatttttattcagtgtgttattattaatatgcaaCGAAAGTGACGCGACACAAGATGTGCTGCTCATTTTAGTTGACAACTAGAGTTTTGTGGTTCACAGATTATTCTGTGCTGAAATGCTGAAAATTCAAAGTGCAGAATTTGCAATCGGTGCCGGGTGGTTACAGATATTTTAGAAACAATTTCATTAGATTCAGTCAATCAGCTGAAACTAGAGCGGATAGATTGTCTGACATTGTCATGCAAACAATGAAGACAATTTAATTGTGACTTGCCGACAAAATGGGAatcaaaaaaagttttatttttacgTATAATCCACTTTGTCTTCAGTCTTTTAGCCTCAAATCATTCTGATACCATAAAGTCATGTGTATTGTATATAGCCTAC
This portion of the Sebastes umbrosus isolate fSebUmb1 chromosome 17, fSebUmb1.pri, whole genome shotgun sequence genome encodes:
- the tmem218 gene encoding transmembrane protein 218 — translated: MVSTVMEVGTGVFIIGLVWISAALIGMILLRDTTGKLGVIPVFLLALTITLVLVFFPRSPETPPPFKEIEIVDTLFIGRYVLLAVVSAVFLVVFFMLLPFHFLEPVYAKALRTQ